A genomic stretch from Bacillus sp. E(2018) includes:
- the asnB gene encoding asparagine synthase (glutamine-hydrolyzing) — MCGITGWADWNRNLTHEKNILIKMATPLSKRGPDALNVWSTTHAGFGHARLAVVDIEGGVQPMTRTKNKLKYTLCYNGELYNTEDLRKELLQRGYSFEGHSDTEVLLTSYIEWGESCIDRFNGIFAFGIWDEEKQSLFVARDRLGVKPFFYTEKGGMLLFGSEIKSILAHPDVKAEVDREGLQEVFGLGPSRTPGNGVYKGIKELRPAHAATYSKNGLKIWRYWNVESKPHQDSLEDTIENVKNLVTDAVTRQLVADVPVCTFLSGGLDSSAITAIAAKYFKEENKGDLHTFSIDYVDNDKYFKASDYQPNSDAYWINQMVEATGSVHHSCVIDNELLINHLREAVTVRDLPGMADVDSSLLWFCRQIKPQSTVALSGECADEIFGGYPWFHKEELLNRPMFPWMRSTEARQNLLQDSWASKLNLASYVQQRYEETVNETPVLEGESKVEARRREIFYLNMIWFMTTLLDRKDRMSMGASLEVRVPFADHRIVEYAWNIPWDMKMLDGREKGILRKALTGVLPNDVLYRKKSPYPKTFHPDYTNGVKDWLTSIVAKKNSPLFEVLNRARVQDIIQTNGETFKEPWFGQLMTGPQLMAHLAQIDSWLTDYNINIID; from the coding sequence ATGTGCGGAATAACGGGTTGGGCAGATTGGAATCGTAACCTCACACATGAAAAAAATATATTGATCAAGATGGCCACACCTTTATCAAAGAGAGGACCTGACGCACTCAATGTATGGAGTACCACGCATGCAGGTTTTGGTCACGCAAGGTTAGCGGTTGTAGATATTGAAGGCGGCGTTCAGCCGATGACAAGAACAAAGAACAAATTAAAGTATACACTTTGTTATAACGGAGAGCTGTATAACACAGAAGATCTACGTAAGGAACTTTTACAAAGAGGGTATTCGTTTGAGGGGCATTCTGATACAGAAGTGTTGCTTACTTCTTATATAGAATGGGGAGAAAGTTGTATCGATCGTTTTAATGGAATATTTGCATTTGGCATTTGGGATGAAGAAAAGCAAAGTTTGTTTGTAGCCCGTGATCGACTAGGAGTTAAACCGTTCTTTTATACGGAAAAAGGCGGTATGCTGTTATTTGGGTCTGAAATAAAATCCATATTAGCTCATCCAGATGTGAAGGCTGAAGTAGATCGTGAAGGATTGCAAGAAGTGTTCGGTCTAGGACCATCGCGAACGCCAGGCAATGGTGTATATAAAGGAATAAAAGAGCTTCGCCCTGCTCATGCTGCGACGTATTCGAAAAATGGGCTGAAAATTTGGCGGTATTGGAACGTAGAAAGTAAACCACATCAAGACTCTTTAGAAGATACGATTGAGAATGTGAAGAATCTTGTGACTGATGCAGTAACGCGACAGTTGGTTGCAGATGTACCTGTATGTACGTTTCTTTCTGGCGGCCTCGATTCAAGTGCAATAACAGCAATCGCAGCAAAATATTTTAAAGAAGAAAACAAGGGTGACCTTCATACGTTCAGCATTGATTATGTTGATAATGACAAGTATTTTAAAGCAAGTGATTATCAGCCAAATTCAGATGCGTATTGGATCAATCAGATGGTTGAAGCTACAGGATCTGTTCATCATAGCTGCGTGATCGATAATGAACTATTAATCAATCATTTGCGTGAAGCTGTCACAGTTCGTGATCTTCCAGGAATGGCTGATGTAGATTCTTCACTTTTATGGTTCTGTCGTCAGATTAAACCGCAGTCAACTGTTGCATTATCAGGAGAGTGCGCAGACGAAATCTTTGGAGGGTATCCGTGGTTTCATAAAGAAGAGCTCTTGAACCGTCCGATGTTTCCGTGGATGCGTTCAACGGAAGCGCGTCAGAATCTTCTACAAGACTCATGGGCTAGTAAACTAAATTTAGCTTCGTATGTGCAGCAGCGTTACGAAGAGACGGTGAATGAAACGCCTGTCTTAGAGGGAGAATCTAAAGTAGAAGCGAGAAGACGAGAAATTTTCTATTTGAATATGATTTGGTTTATGACGACTCTATTGGATCGCAAAGATCGTATGAGCATGGGAGCTTCATTAGAAGTGAGGGTGCCTTTTGCAGATCATAGAATTGTAGAATACGCATGGAACATTCCTTGGGACATGAAAATGCTGGATGGAAGAGAAAAGGGAATACTTAGAAAAGCACTTACTGGGGTACTTCCGAATGATGTACTGTATCGAAAAAAGAGCCCTTACCCGAAAACGTTCCATCCGGATTATACGAACGGCGTAAAAGATTGGTTAACAAGCATCGTCGCGAAAAAGAACTCACCATTGTTTGAAGTATTAAACCGAGCACGCGTTCAGGACATCATTCAAACGAATGGAGAGACGTTTAAAGAACCTTGGTTCGGTCAGCTTATGACAGGACCACAATTAATGGCTCATCTTGCTCAGATCGACAGCTGGTTGACAGACTACAATATTAATATCATAGATTAA
- a CDS encoding AI-2E family transporter, with product MPQSKFFRIGYGFLLIFLIILVGTKIDFIFRPIVVLVQTLFFPFLLGGVLYYLFRPVVQFLHKRNVPKVLSILLIYLLAIGLFVLLFYSIGPILQRQVSNLIENTPALIDAIRSKLNDLQQNEWVSRFQESDQFDVKEISDKVTAYLSTSVQTIGTNIANFIGIITNIIMIFVTVPFILYYMLKEGEKAPQMVLQTLPERQRNNGTKILKDMDIALSSYIQGQILVSVCVGTMLYIGYLVIGIEYSLILAIIAMFTNVIPFLGPIIGVVPALIVAIVDSPAMVIKVLVVMVIAQQIEGNVISPQVMGKKLDIHPLTIISILLVAGSLGGLLGLILAVPVYAVLKVIALHTYRLINLRRAKEVEE from the coding sequence ATGCCACAGTCGAAATTTTTTCGTATCGGTTACGGATTTCTCCTCATTTTTTTAATCATTCTAGTAGGAACCAAGATTGATTTTATTTTCAGGCCGATCGTCGTTCTTGTTCAAACGTTATTTTTCCCGTTTTTACTTGGCGGAGTTCTTTATTATCTGTTCCGGCCTGTCGTTCAGTTCTTGCATAAGCGAAATGTGCCGAAGGTGTTATCTATCCTTCTCATCTATCTGCTTGCGATCGGACTTTTCGTATTGCTATTCTATTCTATTGGTCCGATATTACAAAGACAGGTAAGTAATTTGATTGAGAATACACCTGCATTAATCGATGCTATTCGTTCAAAACTAAATGATTTGCAGCAAAATGAATGGGTAAGCCGTTTCCAAGAAAGTGACCAGTTTGATGTGAAAGAAATCTCTGATAAAGTGACTGCTTATTTGTCTACAAGTGTTCAAACCATTGGAACGAACATCGCAAACTTTATTGGAATCATCACAAACATTATTATGATTTTTGTTACCGTTCCTTTCATTCTTTATTACATGCTAAAAGAGGGTGAAAAAGCTCCTCAGATGGTACTTCAAACACTTCCTGAAAGACAGCGTAATAATGGTACAAAAATTCTAAAAGACATGGACATCGCACTCAGCTCTTACATCCAAGGACAAATCTTAGTCAGTGTCTGTGTGGGAACTATGCTGTATATTGGTTATCTAGTCATTGGAATCGAATACTCTCTGATCTTAGCTATCATCGCGATGTTCACAAATGTGATTCCGTTCCTTGGACCGATTATCGGAGTCGTTCCAGCACTGATCGTAGCCATTGTCGATTCGCCTGCGATGGTCATTAAAGTGCTAGTCGTTATGGTTATTGCTCAGCAGATCGAGGGTAATGTAATCTCTCCACAAGTTATGGGTAAAAAGCTAGATATTCATCCGCTTACGATTATTTCTATCTTGCTTGTAGCAGGAAGCCTTGGTGGTCTGCTCGGATTAATTCTTGCGGTTCCAGTATATGCGGTGCTTAAGGTTATCGCCCTGCACACGTATCGCTTGATTAATCTAAGAAGAGCGAAAGAAGTAGAAGAATGA
- a CDS encoding MBL fold metallo-hydrolase: protein MNIQQIRNATIVVEYAGKKFLIDPMLAEKGTYPPFPNSPRQEQKNPLFDLPTSLKNIIKGIDAVIVTHLHYDHWDEVAKEVLPKDIQLFAQNEEDATEIRNAGFQSVEVLQEDTVFEGIQLIKTKGEHGRGEILKLAGLVCGIVFKHQTEKTLYVAGDTVWYEAVQEEIDTHKPEIIVVNAGDNQFFEGGSLVMGKDDVYEVYKVAPNAKLIAVHMEAVNHWGLSRKKLKKFVSEKGIASSVLVPDDGESYRF, encoded by the coding sequence ATGAATATACAACAAATTCGTAATGCAACAATAGTTGTTGAATACGCAGGAAAAAAGTTTTTAATCGATCCAATGTTAGCGGAAAAAGGGACATATCCTCCTTTCCCGAATTCACCAAGACAAGAACAAAAAAATCCATTATTTGACTTACCGACTTCCCTTAAAAATATTATTAAAGGGATTGATGCAGTTATTGTTACTCACCTGCATTATGATCATTGGGATGAAGTTGCAAAAGAAGTATTACCAAAGGATATCCAATTATTTGCGCAAAATGAAGAAGATGCGACAGAAATTCGAAACGCTGGTTTTCAAAGTGTAGAGGTTTTACAAGAGGATACAGTCTTTGAAGGTATCCAATTAATTAAAACAAAAGGCGAGCATGGAAGAGGAGAAATCTTAAAACTTGCTGGTCTAGTATGTGGCATTGTCTTCAAACATCAAACGGAGAAAACATTATATGTTGCTGGAGATACGGTATGGTATGAAGCAGTTCAAGAGGAAATCGACACACATAAACCAGAAATTATTGTGGTAAATGCGGGAGATAACCAATTCTTTGAAGGCGGCTCTCTTGTCATGGGCAAAGATGATGTCTATGAAGTGTATAAGGTTGCTCCTAACGCAAAGTTAATTGCTGTCCACATGGAAGCGGTGAACCACTGGGGATTGTCCAGAAAAAAATTAAAAAAGTTTGTAAGTGAAAAAGGCATTGCGTCTAGTGTATTAGTGCCAGATGACGGTGAATCATACAGATTTTAA
- a CDS encoding Lrp/AsnC family transcriptional regulator — protein MLDKTDLRMLDELSKNSRLTMKELGEKVHLTGPAVSARVAKLEDSGVIEGYTIKVNRYKLGYFIHAFITIITQSTFHQPYLSFIKTKEQHIINNYKISGDGCYLLECKFPSNEILNDFLKSLNEHANYKLSIVIDK, from the coding sequence ATGTTAGATAAGACGGACTTACGTATGTTGGATGAACTATCCAAGAACAGTCGGCTCACGATGAAAGAGTTAGGTGAGAAAGTCCATTTAACTGGACCAGCTGTTTCAGCTAGAGTGGCGAAATTAGAGGATAGTGGAGTTATTGAGGGTTATACCATAAAAGTCAATCGATATAAATTGGGGTATTTTATACATGCCTTTATTACAATCATTACGCAAAGCACTTTTCATCAGCCCTATTTGTCGTTCATAAAAACTAAAGAGCAACACATAATCAATAACTATAAAATTAGTGGAGACGGTTGTTACCTTCTAGAATGCAAATTTCCTTCTAATGAAATATTAAATGATTTTTTGAAGAGCTTAAACGAGCATGCAAACTATAAATTATCGATTGTCATAGATAAATAA
- a CDS encoding cupin domain-containing protein produces MAQLRFHDNNERIEKQSEVEAYLNSQEVIYEKWDIEKLPSHLRENFSLSDEDKAEVIQTFRSEIDDISERRGYVTEDVISLSDATPNLDELLKNFLSEHHHTDDEVRFIVSGHGIFAIEGPNGRFFDVELEPGDLISVPENFRHYFTLQEDRKVVAVRIFKSKEGWVPIYDKQPQEAK; encoded by the coding sequence ATGGCACAACTACGATTTCATGATAACAATGAAAGAATTGAAAAACAAAGCGAGGTAGAAGCATACTTAAATTCTCAGGAAGTTATTTACGAAAAGTGGGACATTGAAAAACTTCCATCACACCTTCGTGAAAATTTCTCGTTAAGCGATGAGGACAAAGCAGAAGTGATTCAAACCTTTCGAAGTGAGATCGATGATATTTCTGAGCGCAGAGGGTATGTAACAGAAGATGTTATTTCCCTTTCTGATGCGACACCAAACCTGGATGAGCTTTTGAAAAACTTCTTATCAGAACATCATCACACAGATGATGAAGTACGATTTATCGTTTCTGGACATGGAATTTTTGCGATAGAAGGACCAAACGGAAGATTCTTTGATGTTGAATTAGAACCGGGAGATCTTATCTCTGTTCCAGAAAATTTCCGTCACTATTTCACGCTGCAAGAAGATCGTAAAGTAGTAGCGGTCCGCATCTTCAAATCAAAAGAAGGCTGGGTACCTATTTACGATAAACAGCCTCAAGAAGCCAAATAA
- a CDS encoding methylthioribulose 1-phosphate dehydratase, which translates to MSKQQRWNELADVKDELASRNWFPGTSGNLSIKVSDSPFAFYVSASGKDKTKRTSEDFLLVDQYGEPVEETHLKASAETGIHCEVYRLTDAGCCLHVHTVDNNLISEIYGDEREITFKGQELIKAFGIWEEEGSITVPIVENYGDLSKLSEAVGAVIKPYTKAVLIRNHGITVWGRNAFEAKKHLEAFEFLFSYHLKLQTLTFLNKNQSFGGVKNGTTTIS; encoded by the coding sequence TTGAGTAAACAACAGCGCTGGAATGAGCTTGCGGATGTAAAGGATGAGCTGGCATCAAGAAATTGGTTTCCTGGAACAAGTGGTAACTTATCTATTAAAGTAAGCGATTCACCTTTCGCTTTTTACGTTTCTGCAAGCGGAAAAGATAAAACAAAGCGTACCTCAGAAGACTTTCTTTTAGTAGATCAGTACGGTGAACCGGTAGAAGAAACGCATTTGAAAGCTTCAGCAGAAACAGGTATTCATTGTGAAGTCTATCGATTAACGGATGCAGGCTGTTGTTTACACGTTCACACCGTGGATAATAACTTAATCTCTGAGATATATGGTGATGAAAGGGAGATTACGTTCAAAGGCCAAGAACTGATAAAAGCTTTTGGAATATGGGAAGAAGAAGGAAGTATTACAGTCCCTATCGTTGAAAATTATGGTGATCTTTCAAAGCTATCAGAAGCCGTGGGTGCGGTGATAAAGCCTTATACAAAAGCTGTTTTGATACGCAATCATGGGATTACCGTATGGGGCAGAAATGCTTTTGAAGCGAAGAAACATTTAGAAGCTTTTGAGTTTTTGTTTTCTTACCACCTCAAGTTACAAACTTTAACTTTTTTAAATAAAAATCAATCATTTGGAGGCGTTAAAAATGGCACAACTACGATTTCATGA
- a CDS encoding 2-hydroxy-3-keto-5-methylthiopentenyl-1-phosphate phosphatase, giving the protein MTTQEQSVIFCDFDGTVTEKDNIVAIMEEFSPEGWQPIVNEILNETISIREGVGQLFSRISSDKKEEIIEFVLTRSKIREGFQEFISFTQSERIPLYIVSGGIDFFVHPVLENKLEKDHVFCNASDFTNDTIKITWPNVCDDQCDNDCGCCKPSVIRRLEERYPGAEKIVIGDSITDLQASKMADVVFARDYLIEKCEENQIPYTPFETFHDIVHVFEKRGVKS; this is encoded by the coding sequence ATGACAACTCAAGAACAATCCGTAATCTTTTGTGATTTTGACGGAACTGTAACGGAGAAAGATAATATCGTCGCGATTATGGAAGAATTTTCACCTGAGGGCTGGCAACCAATCGTGAATGAAATCTTGAATGAAACGATCTCGATTCGAGAAGGGGTCGGTCAATTGTTTTCTAGAATCTCTTCGGATAAAAAGGAAGAAATTATTGAATTCGTTTTAACACGATCTAAGATCAGAGAAGGCTTTCAGGAATTTATCTCATTTACTCAAAGTGAGAGGATTCCACTTTACATCGTTAGCGGTGGTATTGATTTTTTTGTTCATCCTGTACTAGAGAACAAACTAGAAAAAGACCATGTTTTTTGTAACGCAAGTGATTTTACAAACGACACGATAAAAATCACTTGGCCGAATGTATGTGATGATCAATGTGACAATGATTGTGGATGTTGTAAACCTTCTGTTATTAGAAGACTTGAAGAGAGATATCCGGGAGCAGAAAAGATTGTGATCGGAGATTCGATCACTGATCTTCAAGCATCTAAGATGGCAGATGTGGTTTTTGCAAGAGATTATCTGATTGAAAAATGTGAAGAAAACCAAATACCATACACACCATTTGAAACCTTTCATGACATCGTTCATGTCTTTGAGAAAAGAGGTGTAAAAAGTTGA
- a CDS encoding 2,3-diketo-5-methylthiopentyl-1-phosphate enolase — protein sequence MSKITATYLVHDKKENLHKKAEGIALGLTVGSWTDLPQLEQEQLKKHKGIVEEVIELPEDSRTDQFLGSKRTRGLLKISYPSANFSNDIPAILTTVFGKLSLDGEIKLVDLEFDKDLEQQFPGPKFGITGIRDILGVHNRPLVMSIFKGVLGKDLSFFKQQLYEQALGGVDLVKDDEILFENPLTPFEERVKSAKEVLKSVNERTGEKTLYAVNLTGRTSELRDKARRAAELGANALLFNVLSYGPDVLQELAEDKEIPLPIMAHPALSGAIGSSSLYGIGYSVLLGKLLRYAGADLVLFPSPYGSVALDRKETLNIADALTTDSISLNKSFPVPSAGIHPGLTPVLYNDFGLDSVINAGGGIHGHPDGAAGGARAFRQAIDAVVKGEDFENFAEKHAELQKALELWGGVPVK from the coding sequence ATGAGTAAAATTACAGCGACGTACTTGGTACATGATAAAAAAGAAAATCTTCACAAAAAAGCGGAAGGCATTGCCCTAGGACTTACTGTAGGTTCATGGACAGATCTTCCTCAACTTGAGCAAGAACAGCTGAAAAAACATAAAGGTATCGTGGAAGAAGTCATTGAACTTCCTGAAGATTCACGTACAGATCAATTTTTAGGCAGTAAAAGAACTCGAGGCTTACTTAAGATTTCCTATCCATCAGCAAACTTTTCAAATGACATTCCAGCTATTCTAACGACGGTTTTCGGTAAACTTTCGTTAGATGGTGAGATCAAACTCGTAGATTTAGAGTTTGATAAAGATCTAGAACAGCAATTTCCTGGTCCAAAGTTCGGGATAACTGGAATCCGAGATATTTTAGGCGTACATAACCGTCCACTTGTTATGAGTATTTTTAAAGGAGTACTCGGAAAAGATCTATCATTCTTCAAACAGCAATTATATGAGCAGGCTTTAGGTGGGGTAGATCTTGTAAAAGATGATGAAATTTTATTTGAGAACCCCCTTACGCCTTTTGAAGAAAGAGTAAAAAGCGCTAAAGAAGTATTAAAGTCCGTTAATGAGCGAACAGGTGAAAAGACGCTTTATGCAGTAAACCTAACAGGCAGAACGAGTGAACTTCGGGATAAAGCGAGACGCGCAGCAGAATTAGGAGCCAACGCTCTATTGTTTAACGTTTTATCCTACGGTCCAGATGTATTGCAAGAACTGGCAGAAGATAAAGAGATACCTCTTCCAATCATGGCGCATCCTGCACTATCCGGAGCAATAGGGTCATCATCACTCTACGGAATTGGTTATTCCGTTTTATTAGGTAAACTGCTTCGTTATGCAGGTGCCGATCTTGTGTTGTTCCCATCACCATATGGAAGCGTAGCACTTGATCGTAAAGAAACCCTGAATATCGCGGATGCCTTAACAACAGATAGCATTTCATTAAACAAGTCGTTTCCTGTCCCATCAGCAGGTATCCATCCAGGTTTAACTCCGGTTTTATACAATGACTTCGGCTTAGACAGTGTTATAAACGCAGGTGGAGGCATTCATGGTCATCCAGATGGAGCAGCAGGTGGAGCACGTGCTTTCCGTCAGGCGATAGATGCCGTTGTTAAAGGAGAAGACTTTGAAAATTTTGCTGAAAAACATGCAGAACTACAAAAAGCATTAGAGCTTTGGGGCGGTGTTCCAGTAAAATGA
- a CDS encoding pyridoxal phosphate-dependent aminotransferase, translated as MKRFEQAEVMGKLPEQFFAKLVKKVSHYVEQGYDVINLGQGNPDQPTPQHIVDALKEGADRPDFHKYSPFRGHGFLKQAAADFYKREYGVTLDPEKEVAVLFGGKVGLVELSQCYLNQGDVALVPDPGYPDYWSGVAMAGATMETMPLRKENEFLPKYDEIDKEVLERAKLMFLNYPNNPTAGVATESFFKETVELANKHDILVCHDFAYGAIGFDGQKPVSFLQIEGAKEVGIEIYTLSKTYNMAGWRVGFAVGNESVIESINLLQDHFYVSLFGAVQHAAAEALNGSQQCVDELVDTYERRRNAFIGRLNENGWNVDSPKGSFFCWLPVPEGYTSETFADYLLEEAHVVVAPGIGFGSEGDRYVRAGLLTSEERLIEAADRIAKLI; from the coding sequence GTGAAACGATTTGAGCAGGCAGAAGTGATGGGGAAACTGCCGGAGCAATTTTTCGCAAAACTTGTAAAAAAAGTATCTCACTATGTGGAGCAAGGCTATGACGTTATTAATCTAGGGCAAGGAAACCCTGATCAGCCCACTCCTCAGCATATTGTAGATGCATTGAAAGAGGGAGCTGATCGACCTGATTTTCATAAGTATTCACCGTTTCGCGGTCATGGATTTTTGAAGCAGGCAGCTGCCGATTTTTATAAACGAGAATATGGGGTCACACTTGATCCTGAGAAAGAAGTAGCAGTACTCTTTGGCGGGAAAGTGGGTTTAGTAGAGTTGTCACAGTGCTATTTAAACCAAGGAGATGTTGCACTCGTTCCAGATCCAGGATACCCGGACTATTGGTCAGGTGTAGCAATGGCGGGAGCTACGATGGAGACGATGCCCTTAAGAAAAGAAAATGAATTTCTCCCGAAGTATGATGAAATAGATAAAGAGGTACTGGAAAGAGCAAAGCTTATGTTCTTAAACTATCCGAACAACCCGACTGCAGGTGTTGCCACTGAATCCTTCTTTAAAGAAACAGTGGAACTCGCTAACAAACACGATATACTCGTGTGCCATGATTTTGCATATGGAGCTATCGGATTCGATGGGCAAAAACCGGTCAGTTTTCTACAGATCGAAGGAGCAAAAGAGGTAGGGATAGAGATCTATACGCTTTCCAAGACCTATAACATGGCTGGATGGCGCGTTGGTTTTGCCGTTGGAAACGAATCTGTCATCGAATCCATTAATCTACTTCAAGATCATTTTTATGTAAGCTTGTTTGGAGCGGTTCAGCATGCAGCAGCTGAGGCATTAAATGGGTCACAGCAATGTGTGGATGAATTGGTAGATACATATGAACGACGCCGAAATGCATTTATCGGACGCTTGAATGAAAACGGATGGAACGTAGATTCGCCAAAAGGTTCATTCTTCTGCTGGCTGCCTGTACCTGAAGGGTATACATCAGAAACGTTCGCAGACTACTTGCTTGAGGAAGCACATGTCGTCGTCGCACCTGGCATCGGTTTTGGAAGTGAAGGCGACCGATATGTACGTGCCGGCCTACTAACGTCTGAAGAACGTCTGATCGAGGCTGCAGATCGTATTGCTAAATTAATTTAA
- a CDS encoding carbon-nitrogen family hydrolase, with protein MKIACIQVDIHFGDPEKNYEHIENKIREAVVEHQPDTIVLPELWDTGYDLTRLDEISDHDGKKAKKWLSQLSKELDINIVGGSIAYRESNTVYNTSFTYNRNGEQVGTYSKAHLITLMEEEKYISPGSNGNLFTIDGNLSTLAICYDIRFPEWIRAPFLNGAKILFVPAEWPIQRQTHWRALLTARAIENQCYVVACNRVGSDPKNTFAGQSLIIDPWGDIIAEGSVHDEEILTAEISPELVDEVRVKVPVFNDRRTDLY; from the coding sequence ATGAAAATTGCCTGTATTCAAGTTGATATACATTTTGGCGATCCTGAAAAAAATTATGAACACATAGAAAATAAAATCCGTGAAGCGGTTGTCGAGCACCAACCTGATACGATCGTTCTGCCAGAACTGTGGGATACAGGATATGATCTTACTCGATTAGATGAGATTAGCGATCATGATGGTAAAAAAGCAAAGAAATGGTTAAGTCAATTATCTAAAGAGCTGGATATTAATATTGTCGGCGGGTCTATCGCGTATCGTGAAAGCAACACAGTTTACAATACATCATTCACTTACAACAGAAACGGTGAACAGGTTGGCACCTATTCAAAGGCTCACCTCATTACCCTTATGGAAGAAGAAAAATATATCTCACCAGGAAGTAACGGTAACCTGTTTACTATCGACGGCAACCTCTCCACTCTTGCTATCTGTTACGACATCCGTTTTCCTGAATGGATTCGCGCACCTTTCTTAAACGGGGCTAAGATTTTATTCGTTCCTGCCGAATGGCCGATTCAAAGACAGACCCATTGGCGTGCATTGCTTACCGCACGTGCTATAGAGAATCAATGCTATGTGGTTGCTTGTAACCGGGTAGGAAGCGACCCTAAAAATACCTTCGCAGGTCAATCTCTAATCATTGATCCGTGGGGAGATATTATCGCTGAAGGATCGGTGCACGATGAAGAGATCCTTACAGCAGAGATATCACCTGAATTAGTAGACGAAGTACGTGTAAAGGTCCCTGTGTTTAACGATCGTCGAACAGATCTTTATTAA
- the mtnK gene encoding S-methyl-5-thioribose kinase → MSVQVRPTYEPLNELTVLDVVKPLAFFGASEQNQLHVREIGDGNLNLVFHIESTLSKKALIVKQALPYAKVVGESWPLTLDRARIESEALLKEAASVPHLVPKVLYSDSTLAVTVMEDLSDHVILRKGLIEGQIYPQLANDIGTFAAKTAFYSSDFYLHPFEKKEQVKRFSNPELCKITEDLVFTDPFFNIETNDFPTELQSEVDVIWNDKELLQEVAQLRLSFLTKAEVLLHGDLHSGSIFVKSDSTKVIDPEFAFYGPAGFDIAHFIANLALNHLSQNAHAKEPFHRETLQTYLLQTIEKTWETYTNTFTQLWSEKATDPFAKIEGVLENFLEKTFQEAIGFAGCEIIRRTIGLAHVADLDSIPQKEVELFYKKTALELGAKLIKNQRKLSNITELTNWIRGA, encoded by the coding sequence ATGAGCGTACAAGTAAGACCTACATATGAACCGTTAAATGAATTGACAGTCCTTGATGTGGTAAAACCTTTAGCATTTTTCGGTGCATCCGAACAAAACCAACTGCATGTTAGAGAGATTGGAGATGGCAACTTAAACCTTGTTTTTCATATAGAAAGCACACTCTCCAAAAAAGCACTGATCGTCAAACAAGCACTTCCATATGCAAAAGTGGTTGGAGAAAGTTGGCCGCTCACACTAGACCGTGCACGCATTGAGAGTGAAGCCTTACTAAAAGAAGCCGCATCTGTTCCTCACTTAGTTCCTAAAGTTTTGTATTCAGATTCAACACTTGCTGTAACGGTTATGGAAGATTTATCTGATCATGTCATTCTTCGAAAAGGGCTTATTGAAGGACAGATCTATCCACAACTTGCTAATGACATTGGAACGTTTGCAGCTAAGACGGCTTTTTATTCTAGCGACTTTTATCTTCATCCGTTTGAAAAGAAAGAACAAGTGAAACGATTTTCAAACCCTGAACTCTGCAAAATCACTGAAGACTTAGTGTTCACAGATCCTTTTTTCAACATCGAAACGAACGACTTTCCTACTGAACTTCAAAGTGAAGTTGATGTAATTTGGAATGACAAAGAGCTTTTACAAGAGGTAGCTCAACTGCGACTATCATTCTTAACGAAAGCAGAAGTTCTTCTTCATGGAGATCTACATTCTGGAAGCATTTTTGTAAAGAGCGATTCTACTAAAGTGATTGATCCTGAGTTTGCGTTCTATGGTCCAGCAGGATTTGATATCGCTCACTTCATAGCTAACCTTGCGCTTAATCATCTTTCTCAGAATGCACATGCAAAAGAGCCATTTCATCGTGAAACTTTACAAACCTACCTCTTACAAACGATTGAAAAAACTTGGGAGACATATACAAATACATTTACACAACTTTGGAGCGAGAAAGCGACTGATCCTTTTGCCAAGATTGAAGGTGTTCTAGAGAATTTCTTAGAAAAAACGTTTCAAGAAGCGATTGGATTTGCTGGTTGTGAAATCATTCGAAGAACGATTGGACTTGCACATGTAGCTGATCTAGACTCTATACCCCAAAAAGAAGTTGAGCTCTTTTATAAAAAAACAGCGCTAGAGCTAGGTGCAAAACTGATTAAAAATCAGAGAAAACTTTCAAACATCACAGAACTTACTAACTGGATTAGAGGTGCTTAA